The segment GCCTGTGCCAGAGTCAAGGCATTGGTTCCTGCTACTGCATTGGCTAAGCTGGTGTAATAACTAACTATAAATATAGCAGCATCCTGTCCGTCTAATATATCCGCTGCATAACTCGTTAAATCAACAAGGCCAACCCCATCATACGGATTACCGTCATTATCACATTCGTTAAACTGCTGTGGACCTACAGCTCTGGCATACGCCTCTACTACAAGTGGCAGCACTCCTGTGTTAACACAACTTGTAGCATTGTTAACCACTCTGACGTAAATATCCTGAGCATTCGGAGTTACATTGGTATAACTGTTCGGTAGTGTCGGAGTCCCTGCTGTGGCTGCTGCCTGCGATGGGTGATAACTAATGGCATAATCTGCCGGTAATTGAGTAGGGCCTAATATCGCCTCAGCCAAATCAGGATTAGTCAAATCAAATACAGCGATGCCATCAGCATTATCATCACATGCTCTGTATGGTGCCAGTGGCTGAACAACAATCGGTAATGGATTTACCGTTAATGCTTGTTCTACTATTACATAACAGTTCTCACCTTGGTAGTCTACCCTGTTGTTCTCTACTCTAATCCAAACATTGCCGCCTACTAAAGCTGCTGTGGCCGGAATTAATTCGCTTACGTTGTCAACGGCATTGTCCCGCGTTGCAAAATAATGGAATGTAAGGTTCGGATCTCCATTTGCTATGTATGCTTCATTAACCGTTAAATCAAACACCTCCATCATGTCGCCCGGATTGTTGTCATCACATTTTGGGGCTAATGGTGTTGGGTTTCTATTTGGTGTTGGTATTGGCAACACTCTGATATCTAAAGTCGTGATGCTTTTACATCCTGCTGTTGTTGTCACTACTACTCCAAGGGTTTGTACCGCAGGATGTGCCGGAACGTTTTGGTAAGCGGTTGGTGTAGTAATAACATTGGTGTTATCTTGGGCATCCGTTAGACTTGGATAATACGTTACCGTATACCCTGTTCCCTGATTGATCTCAGTGTTTTTTATGGTTAAATCAAACACATGGAACTGATTGTTTGGAGTATCATCGGCATCACAAACACTCAGCGGGGCTGGTGTGGTAAGTAATAACGGGGTATCAATCTCTATTTGGAACGAACCAACGTTAAAACAACCGGTCGTTTTATGCTCTACCCTAACCCATATTGTTGTACCATCACTAACAATATAGCTGGTATCATTTATAATTGGCGAGTTGCCTTGTTCTGCTAATAATTGCGTGGTGTAATACTCCACGGTATAATCAGCAGCAGCTCCGGTTTGTTGGGCTAAAACAGCGGCTGTTGTCTGGGTTAAATCTACAGTTGTACTGGCACTTTGTGGACTACTGTCCTGATCACATACCGTTATTGGGTCCAGATTTACCGGAGCAATCGGACTTGGGTCAGCATTTAACTCTATTGGAAGAACGCTATAACAATGGGTCACATTATCCTCGGCTCTTACATAGAGGATTTGTACAAACGGATCGATACTAAAGTAAGGCACACTTGTATCTATATCGTTGTCACCCGAATTCGCATCGTCTATGGTCTCATGGAATGTTATCGTATACGTGGTCATACCATTTAACAATCCTGGTAGTAAAGTCGTTAAATCAAAATTGGCAAAACCATCCTGATTGGCATCACAAACTGTGTAAGGCGCTGTTGGCGGAATTGGTGTTGGCAATGGCTCCACTCTGATATCCATCGTAGAGATTACATAACAGTCTGTGTCAGTATTCGTTATACGGATACCTAACGTCTGAACGTAAATTACAGCGTTAGTGTATTGTAAATTGGTAATGGCATTACTGTTTGATTGTGCCTCGCCTAAACTCGGATAAAAAGTAACAGCCATACCGGTTTGTCCCAATAATATAGCACTTACCTGTGAGGCTAAATCAAAGGTCTCAAAGCCTACTGCTCCCGTATAATCACAAAGTGAATACTGCGGATAGTTCGGCTGGGTAGCATTCGGTAACGGATTTACAATTAACTGCAAAGTCACAATATCATAACAACCCGTAGCTGTAGTTTCTACTCTGACATAAATCGTCTGGGTATTAATGGTGCCATTGGTATAACTCGTCGGATTGGTGATGTTACCTGTTCCCAATTCTGCTGCTGCCTGAGTGGTGTAAAAAGTTACCGTGTGGGTAAGTGGATTTATAGTACCCAGTATATCAGAAATGGTGCTCGTTAAATCAAAGGTCTCATAACCTGCTGCTCCGGTATAATCACATAGCTGATAATCATCAGGCTCGGTAGCAACCGGAGTCGGATCAACAATTAGCTGAAGATTTACATAATTAGCACAGCCTGTCAGCGTGTAAAATACGCGAACATAAATAGTTTGTGTATTTATGGTAATATTATAATATGGACTTGGCTTTGGATTAGCTCCGGTTTGTGAATCCGTTAAAGTTTCATGGAAGGTAACAGAAACTCCCGCTGGCAGCGGTGAGCCCGGAGGTGTTCCGGTTATCTCATTAATAGTACTGCTCAAATCAAACACACCAAAGCCGTCATTATTCGGATCACAGTAATGTAATGGCAATGGAGTGATTGCCGTCGGTCCCTGAGTCACTCTGAGCAGTTGCGTTGTCGTAGCATAACATCCTGTAGCTATGTTCTCTACACGAATGTAAACTGTTTCGTTGTCATTTCCAATGTAAGCTGACGGTGAACCGATTATTGTAGGCGAACCATTCTGTGCAGCTGCCAAAGTATTGTAATACGTAACAATCATACCCGTAACGCCATTGGTCACTGTGCCTTCGTTTACCGTTAGGTCAAACTCTGCCGTAGTTGACGAACCGATGCTGCACTCATTTAAGTCAGGTGCTACAGTTACTGCAGGCAATGGATTTACAATCAAATTAAAGGAACTTGTCGTATTACAGCCTGTAGCATTGTCTCTTATATTTATCCATATCTGCTGTGGATTGCTCGTGTTTGGATACAAATTAGGCAACGGACTGGTTTGAGTTTGTGCATCGGCTAAAGTCGCATAATAAGTTACCGTTACTCCGGTTTGTCCATTAGCGATTTCTGTAGTTTTTGTCCCCAAATTAAATACCTCAATTCCATCTCCCGGATTGTTATAATCACACAACTCATAATCCGTAATTACAGGATTTGGCAGCGGAATTGGGTTGACAATTAAGTGGAAGGATGTCGTTGAGTAACATGCAGCTGCTCCCGCAAAAGAAGCTCTGACATAGATTATCTGGTCGAATGGATTAAGATTACAGTATGAAGTTGGTGTCGTTATTGTAGTACCGCCAATATCAGCATCTGTTTGTGTTTCGTGATAGGTAATTACAACTGTTGGGTCTGAAGTTATCTCAGTATTTTTAGTTGTCAAATCAAATCCACAGTAAAAACCGGTATTGTCTAAACTATCATCACAAACTACATACGCAGTCGGAGTGTTGATAATTGGTGCTGTGTTTACAGTTACTACCGCAGAACCTGTCTGGGCTTGTGAGCAGGCCGGAGCAGCTGCATCCTGAACACTCACTAAAGCATAAGTGTAAGTTCCTTGTGGTGTCGTTGGAACATTCACCGAAACGCTGTTTCCGCTTGTAGTTGAAACCGGCGGTTGCACTACTGTATTAATTGAATACGTGAAAGTATAAGGTGCGGTACCGTTTGCACCGGTAAATATAATTTGCGGCGACGGATCATTCAAACATACCGTTGTAGTTCCGAAAATTGTCGCAGTTGGTAATGGGTTTATAGTTACAGTTGCAATGCTGCTAACATTAATACATGGTGCAGTTCCGGTTAAAGTATAGGTAAAGGTTGAAGTGGTAACTCCAAGAGCTGGCACAAATGTTCCTGCAGCGGCATTGAAAGTTCCTCCTGTTCCTGTGGTTCTTGTCCAAGTTCCTCCGGCTTGTTCACCTGTAATTAAAGTATACAAATTAATAAGGGCAGCATTATTTTCACAAATGGTTGTCCCTCCATCAGTTCCCGCTATAGGTTGTGGATTAATGGTAATGGTAGCCAAACTGCTGTCATTGATACACGGGGCTGTTCCGATTAAAGTATACGTAAAAGTCGAAGTGGTTGCACCAACTGCAGGGGTATATGTTCCGGCTACTCCATTAAAAGTCCCTCCGGTTCCCGAAGTTTGTGTCCAAACTCCACCTGTTTGTTCTCCGCTTATTAAACTGAATAAATCTACAGCTGTTGTACTGGTTTCGCAGACAACTGTGCCTCCGTCAACACCGGCATTAGGTTGTGGATTTATGGTAACAGTAGCTAAACTTGTATCATTAATACATGGTGCTGTTCCGTTTACTGTATAAGTAAAAGTTGAAGTAGTAGCTCCGGCCGCAGGGGTATATGTTCCGGCTACTGCATTGAAAGTTCCTCCGGTTCCCGAAGTTTGTGTCCAAACTCCACCAGCCTGCTCACCAGTAATTAAACTGAATAAATTGATGGCTGTAACACTCGTATCACAAACAATAGTTCCACCATCAACACCCGCTGTAGGTTGTGCATTTATAGTTATTGTAGCCACACTACTGTCAGTTGTACAAGGAGCCGTTCCTGTTACAGTATAAGTAAATGTTGAACTAGTGGCTCCAACTACAGGTGTATAAGTTCCGGCAGCAGCATTAAAAGTCCCTCCGGTACCTGTTGTTCTTACCCACGTTCCACCAGCTGCTTCGCCAGTAATCAAACTAAATAAGTCTACGGCAACGGTGCTGTTTTCACAAACAGCAGTACCTCCGTCAACACCAGCTGTAGGTTGTGCATTTATAGTAATAGTAGCTAAACTTGTATCATTAATACATGGAGCTGTTCCGTTAACTGTATAGGTAAAAGTTGAAGTCGTAGCTCCAACCGCTGGTGTAAATGTACCGGCAGCTGCATTGAAAGTTCCTCCGGTTCCCGAAGTTTGTGTCCATACTCCACCAGCTACTTCACCTGTGATTAAACTGAATAAGTTAATTGCTGTAACACTCGTCTCACAAACAATAGTTCCGCCATCAACACCGGCTGTAGGTTGTGTATTTATAGTTATTGTAGCCACACTGCTGTCAGCTATACAAGGAGCTGTTCCTGTTACGGTATATGTAAATGTTGAAGTAGTTGCACCAACTGCAGGAGTATATGTACCGGCAGCTGCATTGAAAGTTCCTCCGGTTCCTGTTGTTCTTACCCAGGTTCCACCAGCTGCTTCACCAGTAATTAAACTAAATAAGTCAACGGCAACAGTGCTGTTTTCGCAAACAGCAGTACCACCATCAACACCGGCTGTAGGTTGTGTATTTATAGTAACAGTAGCTAAACTTGTATCAATGATACATGGCGCTGTTCCAGTCAAAGTATAAGTAAACGTTGAAGTAGTAGCCCCAATCGCAGGTGTATATGTCCCTGCTGCGGCATTAAAAGTTCCTCCGGTTCCCGAAGTTTGTGTCCAAACTCCACCAACCTGCTCACCAGTGATTAAACTGGATAGATTAATTGCCGTAGTACTGGTCTCACAAACAATAGTTCCACCATCTGTTCCTGCATTTGGTTGTGCATTAATAGTTATTGTAGCAACACTGCTATCAGTAGTACACGGAGCTGCTCCTGTTACTGTATAAGTGAATGTTGAAGTAGTGGCTCCAACTGCAGGAGTATAGGTTCCTGCAGCAGCACTGAAAGTTCCTCCGGTTCCTGTTGTTCTTACCCAAGTTCCACCAGCTGCTTCACCAGTAATTAAACTAAATAAATCTATAGCTGTTGTACTTGTTTCACAAACAACTGTGCCACCGTCAACTCCAGCTGTAGGTTGAACAACAATGCCTACAGAAGCAATACTCGCATCTGTGATACATGGAGCAACACCTAATATTGTATAGGTAAAGGTTGAACTCGTAGCACCAACTGCCGCAGTATATGTGCCCGCACCGGCATTGAAAGTACCTCCTGTTCCTGTGGTTCGTGTCCAAGATCCTCCTGTTTGTTCTCCTGTAATTAAACTAAATAAATCTATAGGTGTCGTGCTCGTTTCGCAAACAACTGTACCTCCGTCAACACCTGCGTCCGGCTGTGCGCCAAAAGTCACTGTTGCAACGCTACTATCAGGACCACAAGGTGCAATACCCGGTACTGTATAGGTAAATGTTGAGCTTGTTGCTCCGGCTGAAGGTGTAAATGTACCTGCAGCTGCATTGAACGTTCCACCAGTTCCCGTTGATCTTACCCAAGTTCCACCTGCTTGCTCACCTGTTATTAAGCTGAATAAATCTATAGGTGTAGTACTGGTGGCACAGATAACAATCCCTCCATCAGTTCCCGCAGTCGGCCCTGGAATGATATTTACAGTAGCAATACTACTATCATTAGCACAAGGAACTACTCCGGTTATCGTATAAGTAAATGTTGATGTTGATGTTCCTGCAGTTGGTGTAAATGTTCCTGCAGCTGCATTGAATGTTCCTCCGGTTCCTGTTGTTCTTACCCATGTTCCACCTGTTTGTTCCCCTGTTATTATAGTGAATAAATTAATAGGTGTAGTATCCCCATCACATATATCGATGCTTCCGTCTGCTCCTGCATTTGACATAGGGCTGACAATGAGATCAAAATCTGTCGTGTAATACGTAGTCGGAACAGCATTGCTCTGCATTCGGATGTAAATGGTCTGATTTGTCCCGACAAAAGCATTGATAGGACTTATTTCTGTGCCAGGTACACCGGCATTAGCTGCTGCCTGAGATGTATAATATGTTATCGTATAATCCGCAGGACTTTCACTGCCTAAAGCAATTGCTGTTTGAGGTGTTAAATTAAAGACCGCAGTTCCACTTCCTAATGAACTCTCACAGAGAGTCAAATCCGGAACCGGAGATATTGCTCCACAGGAAACTATTAAATTAAAAGGTTTGACAACTGTACATCCATAGGCATTCAGATAAATTGCCACATAAATAGTTTGTCCTGAACTCACAAAAGCAGTTGGGTTTGTAATCGGATTAGAAACCGTAGCTGCATCAGCAGCACTTAAGTGGTATGATATATCATAGTCAACTGGATTTAAAGATCCCAAAATAACACCCGCATTTGTTGTTAAGTCAAAAGTATTTGGACATTGAGTAATATCAACAGGTGAATTTGTTAAATCCGGATTTACATTTAGCGTTACTGATGTAGTTGCCGTTTGTGGTACACCGCAAACATTATAAACCGCATTAGCTGTATAGGTTGTGGTAGCAGTTGGACATACAGTTATATTTGCTCCTGTACCAATTGGTGTTGTTCCCTGTAACCAATTTATAACAACTGGAACCGGTGGCCCTGTTGGTGTAAATCTCCATGCTTCCGAAGCGGCTGACCAGTTTCCTGTATCTCTTCCAGGAGCAGCAACCCATTGTCCTGGTGTACCACCAATCAAACCTATTGCTCCAGAACCTGCCCAAGGTGATCCTGCAACTCTTCTTTGAACAAATACTTCAATTATATTT is part of the Flavobacterium sangjuense genome and harbors:
- a CDS encoding T9SS type B sorting domain-containing protein, with the protein product MKKKSTLLLFIFLFTNALFSQNLIVNPGFELGGSGVGFVTNGAGYSLLTAPYSGTTTTGNFAFTTNPSLINTANFIPSSDHTSGAGRMLIIDGNTTAGNPRFWRAGNTGAGITTLTIGTTYRFSYWIKSVSSLVTGPASQADIGVQITGGTATLVSGTTLAPLPAMGWRHVVYSFTATATTATIELWNNNTSATGNDFAVDDFMLTDDLMVTYNVTDGLCATASDGSITVSGLGGTLPYTNYNITGPVTLNNATGVFAGVPPGIYSVSVTDSSLPTPTTVSMGNVVVGPSLAITPTSSAVCLGSPTTLTATGSSNPYTWTATPAATAGLTTPGVANPTVTPTAAVVHTYTASSTIGACTITKSINITVNPLPTVTMTVSGNSVICPGSTATLSFVGTPNSSVTITNNLGNTYAPFIPASGTLLWPTPALNATTTYTLVSIKNFATGCQSNYSGVTVTITVVPNGCATVGTIPGPTSLPLDLTLCTTGECRNIQANISDVPGTGSYAASQIPYCPYPFTDPSYNVVPITGGDDFWSDVINLPFNFCFYGNNYTSCNAGTNGLLTFVPKTPGSFCPWPSTSVPISGQNQSQSIFGVYQDTDMAIPPAAADRQVNWVLQGTYPCRKLIVNFYHLGQWNSTATNPGLQTSQIVLYEVSNIIEVFVQRRVAGSPWAGSGAIGLIGGTPGQWVAAPGRDTGNWSAASEAWRFTPTGPPVPVVINWLQGTTPIGTGANITVCPTATTTYTANAVYNVCGVPQTATTSVTLNVNPDLTNSPVDITQCPNTFDLTTNAGVILGSLNPVDYDISYHLSAADAATVSNPITNPTAFVSSGQTIYVAIYLNAYGCTVVKPFNLIVSCGAISPVPDLTLCESSLGSGTAVFNLTPQTAIALGSESPADYTITYYTSQAAANAGVPGTEISPINAFVGTNQTIYIRMQSNAVPTTYYTTDFDLIVSPMSNAGADGSIDICDGDTTPINLFTIITGEQTGGTWVRTTGTGGTFNAAAGTFTPTAGTSTSTFTYTITGVVPCANDSSIATVNIIPGPTAGTDGGIVICATSTTPIDLFSLITGEQAGGTWVRSTGTGGTFNAAAGTFTPSAGATSSTFTYTVPGIAPCGPDSSVATVTFGAQPDAGVDGGTVVCETSTTPIDLFSLITGEQTGGSWTRTTGTGGTFNAGAGTYTAAVGATSSTFTYTILGVAPCITDASIASVGIVVQPTAGVDGGTVVCETSTTAIDLFSLITGEAAGGTWVRTTGTGGTFSAAAGTYTPAVGATTSTFTYTVTGAAPCTTDSSVATITINAQPNAGTDGGTIVCETSTTAINLSSLITGEQVGGVWTQTSGTGGTFNAAAGTYTPAIGATTSTFTYTLTGTAPCIIDTSLATVTINTQPTAGVDGGTAVCENSTVAVDLFSLITGEAAGGTWVRTTGTGGTFNAAAGTYTPAVGATTSTFTYTVTGTAPCIADSSVATITINTQPTAGVDGGTIVCETSVTAINLFSLITGEVAGGVWTQTSGTGGTFNAAAGTFTPAVGATTSTFTYTVNGTAPCINDTSLATITINAQPTAGVDGGTAVCENSTVAVDLFSLITGEAAGGTWVRTTGTGGTFNAAAGTYTPVVGATSSTFTYTVTGTAPCTTDSSVATITINAQPTAGVDGGTIVCDTSVTAINLFSLITGEQAGGVWTQTSGTGGTFNAVAGTYTPAAGATTSTFTYTVNGTAPCINDTSLATVTINPQPNAGVDGGTVVCETSTTAVDLFSLISGEQTGGVWTQTSGTGGTFNGVAGTYTPAVGATTSTFTYTLIGTAPCINDSSLATITINPQPIAGTDGGTTICENNAALINLYTLITGEQAGGTWTRTTGTGGTFNAAAGTFVPALGVTTSTFTYTLTGTAPCINVSSIATVTINPLPTATIFGTTTVCLNDPSPQIIFTGANGTAPYTFTYSINTVVQPPVSTTSGNSVSVNVPTTPQGTYTYALVSVQDAAAPACSQAQTGSAVVTVNTAPIINTPTAYVVCDDSLDNTGFYCGFDLTTKNTEITSDPTVVITYHETQTDADIGGTTITTPTSYCNLNPFDQIIYVRASFAGAAACYSTTSFHLIVNPIPLPNPVITDYELCDYNNPGDGIEVFNLGTKTTEIANGQTGVTVTYYATLADAQTQTSPLPNLYPNTSNPQQIWINIRDNATGCNTTSSFNLIVNPLPAVTVAPDLNECSIGSSTTAEFDLTVNEGTVTNGVTGMIVTYYNTLAAAQNGSPTIIGSPSAYIGNDNETVYIRVENIATGCYATTTQLLRVTQGPTAITPLPLHYCDPNNDGFGVFDLSSTINEITGTPPGSPLPAGVSVTFHETLTDSQTGANPKPSPYYNITINTQTIYVRVFYTLTGCANYVNLQLIVDPTPVATEPDDYQLCDYTGAAGYETFDLTSTISDILGTINPLTHTVTFYTTQAAAELGTGNITNPTSYTNGTINTQTIYVRVETTATGCYDIVTLQLIVNPLPNATQPNYPQYSLCDYTGAVGFETFDLASQVSAILLGQTGMAVTFYPSLGEAQSNSNAITNLQYTNAVIYVQTLGIRITNTDTDCYVISTMDIRVEPLPTPIPPTAPYTVCDANQDGFANFDLTTLLPGLLNGMTTYTITFHETIDDANSGDNDIDTSVPYFSIDPFVQILYVRAEDNVTHCYSVLPIELNADPSPIAPVNLDPITVCDQDSSPQSASTTVDLTQTTAAVLAQQTGAAADYTVEYYTTQLLAEQGNSPIINDTSYIVSDGTTIWVRVEHKTTGCFNVGSFQIEIDTPLLLTTPAPLSVCDADDTPNNQFHVFDLTIKNTEINQGTGYTVTYYPSLTDAQDNTNVITTPTAYQNVPAHPAVQTLGVVVTTTAGCKSITTLDIRVLPIPTPNRNPTPLAPKCDDNNPGDMMEVFDLTVNEAYIANGDPNLTFHYFATRDNAVDNVSELIPATAALVGGNVWIRVENNRVDYQGENCYVIVEQALTVNPLPIVVQPLAPYRACDDNADGIAVFDLTNPDLAEAILGPTQLPADYAISYHPSQAAATAGTPTLPNSYTNVTPNAQDIYVRVVNNATSCVNTGVLPLVVEAYARAVGPQQFNECDNDGNPYDGVGLVDLTSYAADILDGQDAAIFIVSYYTSLANAVAGTNALTLAQAQAYQTDADTDTIWVKVENSSNLITPVCYAITTIDIKVERYPNPVINTANNVTTICVDFITNQVVRPLTLNSGVVNPNNYTYEWFEDASTTPIPGATGPTYTVDTPAVAGATREYTVRVTSASPLACQTTSASFPVVQSGQAVIAAGTVGYTVTGAFSSSQIITVTVEGYGAPDYQYSLDDGPRQDSNVFEGVSMGTHIIHVWDAKGDIAYSCEELIINEVYIIDYPHYFTPNGDGIHDTWNVVGLDESAKIFIFDRYGKLLKQISPTGQGWNGTYNGHLLPSDDYWFTVDFVEGGVIKQFKSHFAMKR